ATGACGTTAAACCTTATGACTATGATTTAGAGAATGCCAAAGCTTTATTGCAAGAGGCTGGATTAGAAGGACTGAAGGTCACCATTACCACCAATGATCGCAAAGAGCGAATAAATGTAGCAGAAGTCGTACAATCTCAACTGAAGAAAATAGGGATCAATGCGGAAGTGGAAGTATTAGAATGGGGAGCGTATATAGAAGCATTAAATAATGGCGAACACGAAATGTTCGTTGGTGGATGGGGAAATGCTACGGGAGACGGAGATTACAATCAATTTAATGTATTCCACTCCTCTTCGCATGGGGGGGCAGGTAACCATACCTATTACAATAACCCTGAAGTTGATAGAATCATAGAGGATGCTAGAAAGGAAATAGATGATGAATCACGAAAAAACCTATATGAACAAGCTATGAAACTGGAGATGGAAGATGCAGCTATGATTCCGCTCAGATATTACGAGCATCTTGCTGTCTATCATAAAGATGTAGAGGGACTTGTAATCAGCCCTGTTAACTACATCCTTCTCAATGAAATCACTATAAAATAATGACATGGTTAGGGCCTAGTAACTAGGCCCTCCAACTAGGAGGAAAAGAGATGAATAGAAACAGTTATTGGCTGAAGAATGTGCGAATAGAAGTGGGGTTTGAACAAGAGGATAATCGCTTGAAAACATTGACTGAAATGGTTCACTTAAAAGTAGTAGAAGGGAAAATTGCTGCAATATCCAAGGAGCAGCCCAAAGATAACCTCCCTGAAAAGGACGCGAAAGGATTACTTCTGCTTCCTTCTTTAAAAGAAATGCATATTCATATCGATAAAACATACTATGGAGGTCCATGGAAAGCTTGCACACCAATAACTAACGGTATTTTTACAAGAATTGAAGAAGAAAAAAAACTACTTCCACAGCAATTGGCGACAGCACAGGAAAGAGCTGAGAAAGTAATTGAATTATACCTAAAGCACGGCCATTCCCATATACGAACACATTGTAATATTGATCCTTCCATCGGATTGAAGAACTTAGAGGCCACATTGAATGCTGTAAATAAATACAAAGATGAGATGACATTTGAAATTGTCGCCTTTCCTCAGCACGGATTATTGCGAAGTGAAGTGGCACCTTTAGTAAAGGAAGCAATGGAAATGGGGGCTACACATGTCGGTGGGGTGGACCCGGCGACGATAGACAGGAATATCGAAAAATCACTCGATACCATCTTTGATATTGCAGTCCAGTCCGGTTCATCAGTAGATGTTCATATTCATGATCCGAACAGCCTTGGCGCTTTCACTTTTGAGCGGATGGCTCATTATACAAAACAAGCCGGCCTTCAGGGCAGAACGACCATCAGTCATGCCATCGCTTTAGGGGACTTGGAGACCATCCAGCTTGAGGAAACTGTAAAGATGTTAGTAGATAACAAAATTGATGTGACCACCACTGTTCCCATTAACCGCCCGACCATTCCAATCCCCTTATTAACCCAAATGGGGCTGATCGTTTCTCTAGGGCATGACAGTATTACAGACCATTGGTCACCTTTTGGTACTGCCAACACCATTGAAAAAATGTGCGTACTCGCAGAACGGTTCAGACTTGTTGATGAAAAATCTCTATCCTCTTTAGTTCAATATGGAACAGGGGGAATCAACTCACTAAGTGCTGCAGGTGAGAGACTATGGCCAAAGATTGGAGACGATGCTTCCATGATATTAGTTGATGCAAGTTGTTCAGCAGAAGCGGTTGCAAGGCGTACAGATGTCAAGGCCCTTTTCTATAAAGGCAAAGAAGTGAACCGGTTGGGAATGGAAAAACAATCTATAGCAAAATAAAAGTGGAGGGATAGTAAATGAAAGAGACATTTTGGCTAGTCAATATAAAATTAGAAACAGGCTTCAGTATCTTAGAAAATGGAGCACATAAAACGGAGACATCCTTATTTTCCATAAAAATCGAAGAAGGTATCTTCAAGGAAATCCAAGAACAGCCTTTTGATATACCATCTGGAGAGGTCAAAAAAGATGCAACGGGTCTACTAGCCCTTCCTTCTTTCAAGGAGATGCACAATCATCTGGATAAGACATATCTTTCATTTGATTGGAAGGCACCCATCCCTGTAAAGAACCTGAAAGAAAGACTTCATTATGAAGCCCTTGAATTAGGGGAACTTGCCCCAACCACAAAGCAGCGTGCAAGTAAAATGATAGAGATGATTCTTAGCAAAGGATCGACACATATACGCACACATGTAAATATCGATCCTTACATCGGGCTTAAAAACCTGGAAGGGGTAAAAGAAGCCCTAGAAGAATATAAGGATTACCTCAGTTATGAGATTGTTGCCTTTCCCCAACATGGGATGTTGGAGCAAAAAGAGGTCATTCCACTAATGAAGGAGGCAATGCGAACGGGAGCAACGATTGTAGGTGGATTAGACCCTGCGGGAATTGATAAGAATATTGAAAAATCACTATATGAAACAATGAACTTGGCTGAGGAGTTTAATGCAGAAATCGATATTCACTTGCATGACCATGGACACGTCGGGTTTTATACAATTGATAAATTAGTAGAGATGGTAGAAGAGGCAAAATGGAAAAATCGCGCAGCAGTCAGCCATGCTTTCAGTCTAGGTGATGTCCCTGAAACACAAGCACGTGAAATGGCAGAGTATCTTGGGGAAAATGGTGTGGCCATCATGTCAACCATTCCTATTAATCGTGTCATTCCACCAATAGATTTACTTGATCAGTTTAACGTTCCTGTTTTTTTAGGATGTGATGGCTTCTTCGATTCATGGGGCCCATTTGGGAACGGGGATGTTTTAGAAAAGGTA
This window of the Sutcliffiella horikoshii genome carries:
- a CDS encoding amidohydrolase, with amino-acid sequence MNRNSYWLKNVRIEVGFEQEDNRLKTLTEMVHLKVVEGKIAAISKEQPKDNLPEKDAKGLLLLPSLKEMHIHIDKTYYGGPWKACTPITNGIFTRIEEEKKLLPQQLATAQERAEKVIELYLKHGHSHIRTHCNIDPSIGLKNLEATLNAVNKYKDEMTFEIVAFPQHGLLRSEVAPLVKEAMEMGATHVGGVDPATIDRNIEKSLDTIFDIAVQSGSSVDVHIHDPNSLGAFTFERMAHYTKQAGLQGRTTISHAIALGDLETIQLEETVKMLVDNKIDVTTTVPINRPTIPIPLLTQMGLIVSLGHDSITDHWSPFGTANTIEKMCVLAERFRLVDEKSLSSLVQYGTGGINSLSAAGERLWPKIGDDASMILVDASCSAEAVARRTDVKALFYKGKEVNRLGMEKQSIAK
- a CDS encoding amidohydrolase, whose product is MKETFWLVNIKLETGFSILENGAHKTETSLFSIKIEEGIFKEIQEQPFDIPSGEVKKDATGLLALPSFKEMHNHLDKTYLSFDWKAPIPVKNLKERLHYEALELGELAPTTKQRASKMIEMILSKGSTHIRTHVNIDPYIGLKNLEGVKEALEEYKDYLSYEIVAFPQHGMLEQKEVIPLMKEAMRTGATIVGGLDPAGIDKNIEKSLYETMNLAEEFNAEIDIHLHDHGHVGFYTIDKLVEMVEEAKWKNRAAVSHAFSLGDVPETQAREMAEYLGENGVAIMSTIPINRVIPPIDLLDQFNVPVFLGCDGFFDSWGPFGNGDVLEKVKRYCERTKRIDEKALAYSLKWATGGRTTLSASGEMQWPKVGDEASLVLMDASCSAEAIARLPKRKSVYFKGKEVYHNAFHLQYR